In Pseudomonas sp. P5_109, the genomic window GGCATCCAGCTGTCCAGTATCAAGGCGGCCGATGACACCTACCCGCTGCGCGGCGAACTGAAAAGCGCACCCGCGCCCTTCGCCGTGGAGCAACCCGGTGGAGGACCAAAACCCGGTGAAGCCTGGGTCGAGGCACGACTGCTGACCGCCCTGGACCTGAAGATTGGCGACAGCATCGACGTCGGCATGAAAACCCTGAAGCTGGCGCGAGTGCTGACGTATGAACCGGACCGCGCCGGCAACTTCTATAGCCTGTCACCCCGCGTGCTGATCAACCTCGGCGACCTCTCGGCGACCGGCGTGGTGCAACCCGGCAGCCGGGTCAGCTATCGCGAGCTCTGGCGTGGCAATGCCCAGGCGCTGGAAACCTATCGCCAACTGATCAAACCAGGGCTTGCCGCCAACCAACGCTTGCAGGATGCCCGAGATGGCAACCGGCAAATCGGCGGTGCCTTGGGCAAGGCCGAACGCTACTTGAACATGGCCAGCCTGGTGGCGGTATTGCTGTCCGGCGTAGCGGTGGCGTTATCGGCGACCCGATTCGCCACCCGCAGGTTCGATGCCAGCGCCTTGTTGCGCTGCCTCGGGCTGTCACGCCGGGAAACCATGCTGTTGTTCAGCCTGCAACTAACCGTGCTCGGTCTGCTGGCCAGCATCAGCGGCGCCCTCATCGGCTGGCTCGCACAGCTTGGGTTATTTGCCCTACTGCATGACTTGCTGCCCACCGACGTGCCTCCGGGTGGGTTGTTTCCGGCCATTGCCGGGATCGGCACCGGACTGGTCGCGCTGGCCGGCTTCGCCTTGCCGCCGCTGGCGGCACTGGGCCGGGTTCCGCCATTGCGTGTATTGCGTCGGGACATGCTGCCGATCCCATCCAGCACCTGGATGATCTACGGCGCAGCGCTGGGTGCCCTCGGCCTGATCATGTGGCGCCTGAGCCTGGACCTGGTACTGACCTTTGCCCTGCTTGGCGGCGGCGTGATTGCAGCGCTGGTGCTGGGCGGCTTGTTGCTGCTGCTGTTGAAGAGTCTGCGGCGCATGCTCGCACGTGCATCCCTGCCCTGGCGCCTGGGACTCGGCCAATTGCTGCGTCATCCGCTCGCCGCTGCGGGTCAGTCGTTGGCGTTCGGCCTGATTCTGCTGTCGATGGCGCTGATTGCGTTGCTGCGCGGCGAGCTGCTGGATACCTGGCAGAACCAGTTGCCGAAAAATGCCCCCAATTACTTTGCCCTGAACATCCTGCCTGCGGATAAACAAGCCTTCACCGATCACCTGATCGCAGTATCGGCGCAATCGGCGCCGCTGTACCCAGTGGTGCCGGGGCGCCTGATCAGCATCAACGGCGAGCCGGTGCAGCAAATCGTCACCAAAGAGTCAGCCGGAGATCGGGCAATCCAGCGCGACCTGAGCCTGACCTGGGCGGCGGACCTGCCAGCGGGCAACAAGCTCACGGCGGGCAATTGGTGGAACCAACAAACGCCAGACGATGTACCCGGCGTGTCGGTAGAAGGCAAAGTCGCCGAAAGCCTGAAACTCAAGCTTGGCGACCATATGGTTTTCAGCGTTGGCGGGGTCAATCGCGAGGCGAAAGTCACCAGCCTGCGGGAGATCAACTGGGACAACTTCCAGCCGAATTTCTTCATGATCTTCCAGCCCGGAACCCTGAAGGATCTGCCGGCGACCTACCTGACCAGCTTCTATCTGGCACCGGGTCATGATCAACAGATCGTCGACCTGTCCCGCGCATTCCCGGCGGTGACGATCCTGCAGGTCGAAGCCTTGCTGGAACAACTGCGCAGCATCCTCGCCCAGGTCACCCTGGCGGTGGAGTATGTGTTGTTGTTCGTATTGGCGGCGGGGATGGCGGTGCTGTTTTCCGGCCTGCAAGCGACGCTGGATGAACGCATTCGCCAGGGTGCGCTGCTGCGTGCACTGGGGGCCGAACGGCAACTGCTGGTCAAGGCGCGGCGGATCGAGTTCGGCTTGCTCGGTGCAGTCAGTGGTTTACTGGCGGCATTGGGATCGGAACTGGTGAGCCTGGTGCTCTACCGCTATGCCTTTGACCTGCCGTGGCATCCGCATCCATGGTTGTTATTGCTGCCATTGATAGGTGCCGTGCTGATCGGTGGGGCCGGGGTGTTCGGCACCCGTCGGGCATTGAACGCCAGCCCGCTGACAGTCCTGCGCGAGGGTTGATAGACTCCAGCCGTCTCCACCACAAGAAGTTGCCATGAGCCGTTACCGCCCTCCCCGCACCGCCGGCACCGCACTGATCACCCCAGAAGGTGAAGCGCGGATGCGCGCCGAGTTCCATGAACTGTGGCATGTACGCCGTCCCCAGGTGACCCAGGCCGTCAGCGAAGCCGCGGCCCAGGGTGATCGCTCGGAGAACGCTGAATACACCTACGGCAAAAAGATGCTGCGAGAGATCGACAGCCGCGTGCGTTTTCTCACCAAACGCCTGGAAGCGCTCAAGGTCGTCAGCGAAAAACCCAGCGATCCGAACAAGGTCTATTTCGGCGCGTGGGTCACGATCGAGGACGAGGACGGCAAGGAATCGCGCTACCGCATTGTCGGGCCGGACGAACTGGACCTCAAACAGGGCCTGATCAGTATTGATTCGCCGCTGGCCCGCGCACTGATCGGCAAGGCACTGGACGCCGAAGTGCGGGTCCAGACACCGACCGGTGAGCAGTGTGTTTATATCGTGGCGATCGACTACCCGTGAAACTCAACGGCGCGTAATCAGCCCTTGCCGGGCGACACGGGTCAGTTGCCTGATCATTTCAGGCGCGTCTTCGAGACTGGGGGATTGAATGACCGCCAGATCGAAACTGTCGTCGGCAAAACGGGCAAGCGACTCGCCGTCTTCGACAAACTGGATCAGGAAGGCAGCGGGACCGCCGGTACGACGTGGCCAGCCATCGAGATAACGCAAGAGCGTCGGCTGATGTTTGCCGCCAAGCAGGATTTTTGGATTGCGCTGGGTCAGGTGTGCCGTGATCGGCGCGGGACGTATAACGGCGTTTAGTGCATTCATTGTGTCGTGTCTCTGCCTCAAAAGTCTGCATGGCAGGTGAGAGGCAACACCGAACCAGCGCTTTAGCGGTATTTCGAAGCCTGTTCTGGCTTCTATCGGCAACTGGATGAGTCACCTGGCGCCCCGCAAGTAGCTGTTTAAATCGGCGCATGGGCAACATCCTAGAGAAGCTGACTGGACAGTGTCAAGAATGACGCGCAACAAAAAAGGCCCGCACAATGCGGGCCTTTTCGTTGAGCCAGAGCGGTCAGCCGGCGATGACACGGTCCGCCGAGAGTTTGCCCGCACCTTCGATCAATACCGCGATACTGCCACCGAGCAACGCCAGGGCGAATTCATAACCGTTGTTGGCCATGAACAGGCCGTGGCTGATGTGCACCGTGAAAATCGCCACCAGCGACAGGAAGATCAGACCAAGCGCGGCCGGGCGAACCAGCAGGCCGATGATCAAGGCCAGGCCGGCGAAGAACTCGGTACCGCCCGCCAGTGTCGCCATCAGGTAACCCGGTGTCAGCCCGAGGCTTTCCATGTACTGCGCGGTTCCCGCCAGGCCATAACCACCAAATGCCCCGAAGAGTTTCTGCGAGCCGTGGGCGGCGAAGACGATACCGACGACGATGCGCAGAACCGTCAGGCCGTAGCCAGCGCGGGTAGACAGTACCTTGTTGATCAGTGTGCTCATGCTGTTTCATTCCTTGTAAGTGTGTGTGGGTTGGCCGCTATATTAATCAGCAAATCAAATGCTAAAAGCGCAAAAATCTCACCATAACAATCAAATTAGCTGATTATTTACGGGAGACAACCTTTTGTCCCTGAGGCTCCAACGACTCCCGCTCCCGGTCGAACGCCAGGTAATACTTGTTCACACTGTTAACATAGCTGACCGGCCCCATACCCACTTGCTCCATGGCAACGCGCTCGACCTGGAAGAACCACTGATTGGGGTTCAAGCCTCGCCGCCGGGCTTCGGCGCGCATGCCCTGCACCCGCTCCGGCCCGATGTTGTAGGCCGCCAGCACGAAGGCCATGCGTTCGCGTTCGTTGAGTTTCGGGCTGGCAAAGAACTTGCGCCGGATCATCGCCAGGTACTTGGCCCCGGCCTGCACATTGCCGTCGACGTCCTGAATATTGTTGACCCCCACCCGCTGCGCCGCAGAAGGCGTGATCTGCATCAGGCCGGTCGGCGCACCGCCACTGCGGGCGGTGGGCTGCAGGCCTGACTCCTTGAAGGCCAGCGCCGCCAGGTTCAGCCAGTCCATGCCCTGGGCATCGGCGTGTTTCTGCAGCACCGGGCGAAGTTTTTCCAGACGCTGGCGGTCCGCCTTGGCCAGTGGATAGTGCACTTGATAGAGGCGACGATAGATGCGCAGGAACGCGGCGTCCTGATCCGATGGTTTTTTGTAACCGGTGAGAAAGCGGTCAATGCTGGCCCGCAACATCGAGGCATCACGGCGCACGAACCAGAACTCTTCGCCCGGATCACTGATGAGTACCTGCTTGTCGAAACGCAGCTTGGGCAGGATCTTGCCCCAGCGTTCGGCGATCGGCTGCTCGACGATGGTCAGGTGGAAGATCCCGCCCTGCACCATCTCCAGTACATCCTCGACGGCAAGGCTCGGATCGACCCATTCGATTGTGACCGGTGGCAGTTTGTGCAGGGCAAGCTTTTGATTGATCTGGCTGACGGTATCCCCGGCGGCGCTGCCGGCGGGTAACGCCAGGGTCTTGCCGGAAAGCTGTTCAAGCCTGGTGTAGCGGCGTTCGCCCTTGATGCCCACCAGGACCAACGGGATGTTGCTGGCAATCGGCTCACTGGTGCTGACGGCGAAACCCGGTTGCAGATCGAGCAACTCGCCTGGCGCCACCAGATCGCCCTCCCCGCGCTGCAACGCACCGAGCAGTTGATCCTTGGCCTTGGGAATGATCTTGAGGGTGATTTCCTGACCGTCACGGGCATGGCCATTGAGGTATTGCTCGAATGCTCTCAGGCGATGGTATTCGACCCCGATCGCCTGCCCCTGGACTTCGCCGGAGCTGTTGCGGCTCTGGTTGACCAACACCCGCAGCACACGGCTGCTGCGAATTTCGCCAAGGTCGCGCACCTTGCTGGCCGGTACGGCTTGCAGCGGCCCGGGCAGACGCGCGACCGCCGACATCGGCAGCAGCAGCGAACAACACAGCAGTAGCAAAACCGAGGGACGAATCATCCACTCTCCGGAAAGAATATGAGGCCCGCTTCAATGACGAAATCCATCAAGCAGGGCGACAAAAACAGAGCGCCCAAGGCGCTGGCAAGGTGCGAGAGACTGGCACAATGATGGCAAAACTACCAACCCAGCCTGCTCCGCGGCTCAAGAGACAGCGTTAACCCGTTGTAGTTCTTGGCTTTTCTTATAAATCCGCGGCTCTGATATGCTTTCCGGCATTTGGGCCGAGGTAGCACCATGCAACTCATCGATATCGGCGTCAACCTGACCAACCCCAGTTTTGCCGACAAACACCGGGCCGTACTCGACCGCGCCTACGCGGCCGGCGTATGCCAACTGGTGCTGACCGGCACCAGTGTCGAGGGCAGCGAACAGGCCCTTGAGCTGTGCCAGCAACTGGACGAAAGCACTCAGCGTCTGTTCGCCACCGCCGGTATTCACCCTCACTGCGCCAGTGACTGGAACGCCGACAGCGCCCGACGTTTGCGCAGCTTGCTCAACGAACCGAATGTGGTGGCCGTGGGCGAATGCGGGCTGGATTTCAACCGTGACTTCTCGCCGCGCCCGCAGCAGGAAAAGGTCCTCGAAGAACATCTGGCCATGGCCGTTGAATTGCAGTTGCCGGTTTTTCTGCACGAGCGCGACGCCAGCCAGCGTTTGCTGGAAATCCTGCGCGACTTCCGCGACCGGCTACCGGCCGCCGTTGTGCACTGTTTCACTGGGGAACAGAAGGCACTGTTCAGCTACCTCGACCTGGACTTGCACATCGGCATTACCGGCTGGATCTGCGACGAGCGCCGGGGCACGCATTTGCATCCACTGGTCAAGGAGATCAAGCGCGGACGCCTGATGCTCGAAAGCGATGCACCGTATCTGCTGCCGCGCAGCTTGCGCCCCAAGCCGAAAAACGGGCGAAACGAGCCGGCGTACCTGACCGAAGTATTGCGCGAAGTCGCGCTGCATCGCGGGGAAAGCCAGGAGGATCTGGCCGCACACACCACAGCGTGCGCACGGGCGTTCTACGGGTTGCCCTCCATTCCCCAGTAAACACAGAACCACCTGTGGGAGCGGGCTTGCTCGCGAAGGCACCGTGTCATTCAACATGGAAGTCGACTGATACACCGCCTTCGCGAGCAAGCCCGCTCCCACATTGACCTGCATCAAAATCCGGATTCTCCATGGCGGCACAATACTGGCACCTTGCCAAAACTGTTTCCGCTATCAGAGAAGACCTCCATGGGTGCCTGGCTTAGCAACATCTCGCTGAAATACAAATTCTGGGCGGTCAACGCAGTCGCCTTCGTCACCACACTGCTGTTGGTGCTGTACGCCGTACACCTCGAACAACAGGCCCGTGTCCATGCGTCCCAAGCCTCGTCTCAGGCACAAGCACGATTGCTGGTCGACTGGCCTGCCGGGCAGCCTCTGCCCAAGGCCGACAACCTTCTGACGTTCGATCGCGGGCAGGCACCATCGCTGAATGGACAGCCCATGCTCGAACTCGTCGATGCAAACGGCTGGGTCGAGATCAACGCGATGCCGCTGTTCGGTGACAACCCGTTGATGGGCGCCGAAGTATTTACCCGCGCGGGTGGTCAGCAGGTTGCGGTCATCGCCCACGGTCCAAGCCTGAGCCAGGTGTTCAACGAACGTTTAGCCAACTACGCGGTGGCCGTGCTCATCCTGATGCTGGCAATGCTCGGCGCCTCGCAGTTGTTGATCCGCTTCCTGCTCAGCCAGCTCAACACCTTGAAAGACGTCATGCTGCACGTGGAGAAAACCGGCGACCTGTCGGCCCGCGTGCCACTGGCTTGCACTGACGAAGTCGGGCAGATGGCCAATGCCTTCAACGCCATGCAGGCCGGTTATCAAAGGGTGGTCAACACCGTCGCAAGCACCGCCCGGCAACTGGATGACGGCGCTGCGCGGCTGGCAACCAGCATGAATGAAGTGCGCCACGGCATGCTCGGCCAGCAGAGCGAAACCGATCAGGCGGCCACGGCGATCAATGAAATGACCGCCACGGTCTATCACATCGCCCAACACGCGGGTGCCACCCGTGACCTTTCGCAATCGGCCGATACCCTGGCCGGCAGCGGGCAGGAGGTCGTGGCGCGGGTGCAACGCTCGATTGCCGGACTGTCCACTGGCGTCCAGCAGACCGCCGAGATGATTCAGCGCCTGGCCGAGGACAGCCAAAAGATCAACGGCGTGGTCAACGTGATTCACAGCATCGCCGAGCAGACCAACCTGCTGGCACTGAACGCCGCCATCGAAGCGGCCCGGGCTGGCGAAATGGGGCGCGGGTTTGCGGTGGTTGCCGATGAAGTGCGCAACCTCGCCAAACGCGTGCAGGCCTCCACGGACGAAATCACCCTCATGGTCTCGGCACTGCAGGCCGGCACGCGGGACGCAGTGGATTTCATGCAGGAGAGCTCGTTCAAGGCCGACGACTGCGTGCAACAGGCGCAGGAGGCCGGGGCCGCATTGGCCGAAATCACCGGCGCGGTGGCGCAGATGCGTGAGAGCAACACGCAGATCGCGGTGGCGGCCGAGCAGCAAAGTCAGGTGGCGGAAGAGATGAACCGCGCGGTGGTGAGCATCCGTGACGTGACCGAGAACACGGTGCAGCAGACGGTAACCTCGGCGACCACCAGCAATGAACTGGCGGCGTTGGCCGGGGAGTTGAGCAAGGCGATAGGTCAGCTCAAACTTTAAGGGCCTCTTCGCGAGCAAGCCCGCTCCCACAGTTGGAAGGCGCTCAAAATGTGGGAGCGGGCTTGCTCCGGGCGGCGTTCCGACGAAGGCGTCAGAACTGACAACATCAATCCAGACCATGACGCCTATCAAGCCAATAGCCAGCCTTGATTCGCCGCCAGCATTGACCGGGCCTATTCTTCCTATATGTGTTCAACATGGATCGAGGATCAGCATCATGGGCAAACGTCACCCCAACCTTCCCGCCTGGCAATGGCGAGCATACCCGAACAATCATCAGCACCCGACCAATCTGGTGTTGCACCTGATCGCGGTGCCGCTGTTCATTGTCGCGGCCCTGCTGATTGTGTCCGGGGTGTTCAGCCTGACCCTTTCGAACATCGCCATCGGCGTGATCGGCGTGATTGCAGCGCTGGCCTTGCAACGCCACGGCCACAGCCTGGAAACGCAAGCCGCCGAGCCGTTCAGTGACCGCAAGGATGCGATATCGCGCTTGTTGGTCGAGCAGTTCCTGACGTTTCCACGGTTCTTTCTCAGCGGTGGCTGGTGGCGCGCCTGGCGTGAACGCCACCGCCGTCGCTGATCAGGCGAACACCGTCACCGTTTGCCGGCTCATGGCAATCAAGCGGCCATCCGCGCTCCACATTTTTGCAGCGGCATGCCCGTAACCGTCGGCGGCGTGCTCGGTCTCAACGAGGTATTTGCACCAGTCCAGGGTGTTCAATTCCAGTAACGGCTGCACGAACTCGATGGTCCAGGTCAGCGTGCTGCCCATCGCTGGTTTCTTCAAAAACGGCATCAGGGCCGGCGGCCAGGCGTCCACCAGCGCGAGGATATGCGCCTCGCTGATGGCCTCTTCTTTTTCGCCGCCACGCAAGCGTACCCAACCGCCCATTTTCCGGGATGTGCTGCCGCTGAACGGCAACCCGCCGACACTCCAGCGCATCGCCAGGTGCCGCATGAACTCAGGGATAACGCCTTCGATAAAAGGCAGTTCCTGGCACTCGTCCCAGTGTTTCATTTCAGGTGCCGGTTCAGCGGCTACCGCCACTTCCGAGGGGCGTGAGGCGCCAAAACTGCCCTGGATCAAGGTCACCACCTGCCCCTTCTGCATCACCCGGCCCAGCACCTGGCTGACCGCCTTGCCTTCGCGCAATACGTCGACTTCAAAACTGACCGGAACCTCGGGTTCGACCGGCCCGACAAAGGTGATTGCCAGCGAGCGCACCGGACGATCCGCCGGCACCCGGGCTCGCATGGCTTCGTACTGCAAAGCCGCCACCAGGCCACCAAAACTGGCGCGCCCCTGGGCCCATGAGGCCGGGATAGACAGGTCCATCGGCTGGCTACGGACCGCGTCAAGTAGTTCGCAAAAGCGCATGAAAACCTCAGGGATCGAAAAAAGATGAAGGGATCTTACCCAGCCGGAGAGGGCTATACAGCACCCATTCCGGCCAATTTGACTGACAGATGAGCCGCACAGGTTCCATGTCGAACATAAAAACCCTGTGGGAGCGGGCTTGCTCGCGAAGAGGTCATCAGCTTAAGCATTGATGCTGACTGACACACCGCCTTCGCGAGCAAGCCCGCTCCCACAATGGATCTGGGGAGGTCTCAGGATTTGAAGCAGGCCTTGCTGAGTTTTTCCAGTACCCGGTCCGCACGGCTTTCAGCCTCGGCCATGGTGGCTTCCCACACGGCAACACAGGGCCGTAAATCCGCTTCCCGTTCAGCCATGGCCAGCCATTGCACGCAATCGTGCCAGTCGCCAAGCGCACCCTGGGCCGATTTCAACCGGGGCATGGCCGCTTTCGGCAAACGATCCAGTTCAGGGTAAGCATCGATGCCATAGCGCACGCGCTTGATCAGCAGGCGCAGCCGATGACGGTCGTGGGTCGGGTCGTGCAGTGCCTCGTCGAGTTTTTCCCATTGTTTGCCCAGACGCTTTTCGATGCGCTTGCGCAAGCCCTTGAGCAATCCCTGGCGTTGGGCGGCGCGCAGAAAACGCGGAAATGCATCGAGAACGATCAGCAACTGCGCAAGTTCAGGGCTGGCCGCCACGGCCGGGTAGGCCTCGGCCATCTGCGCCATGCGCTGCTGTGCGGCCAGGGGTTGATGGTGCTGGAGCAGGTACGCCGCCAGCACTTCGCGATCACGTAATGGCGTGGTCAGATCGCCCACCCGCGAGGCGGCCGCTTCCAGTTGCTCGACGCCGGGCAATCCGCGCAAAGGTCGCAACAGGCTGCGCAACCGACGCATGGTGGTGCGCAGATCGTGTAACGCCTCAGGGTCTGTACGCGCTTTCAAGCGGGCCTGACAGGCCAGCAGACGAATCTCCAGGCCCAGAACACGAGCCACCAACCGATCGATCATGGGGGTTTACTCCGTAAAACAGTGCCATGCGTTACCTATAGGAGCTGGCTTGCCAGCGATGGCGATATCAGGCCACGGTAACATTCGAGAGCCTATCGCCGGCAAGCCGGCTCCTACAGGAGTAGCAGTGTTTTCAACGCCCCGCACGCGACTCACGAATGTAGAAACGGGCCTTCTCGGCCTTGTTGGTGCAGCCCTCGAACCCCTCGAATTGCTGCTGGGTCTTGGCCGCGGTCAACAGCGACAAGGCCTTGGAGTAGCTGACGGTCCCGGCGAAACCCTCGGCTTTGGCCAGGTCCAGTTCATGCCATGCCGCATCCAGGTTACTACCGCAGCTGTCGCGGTAGGCGGTTTTACCGGCACAACCGGCGAGCGCCAGGGCAATCAATGGCACGCAGATCCAGGCTTTCATCACTCACTCCTCAAGAATAGGTCAACAGTCATGCAGGTAAGACGTTGTGGCACCTGAAAAGTGCCGTTGGTCCGCTGTGCAAACTATAGCGCTGACGAGAATAACCATGCGCCGCCATGGAGTGTCGAAAATACGACGCTCTTACCCCATCGAACGACCATGACGATTGAAGCGTGCCCCTCGATGGGTGCATTGTTGAACCATTCAAACGAGGGCGATTCATGAAAAAGCGTGTCGCACTGGTATTGGGCTCGGGTGGAGCCCGGGGTTATGCACATATTGGGGTCATCGAAGAGATCGAACGGCGCGGCTATGACATTGCCTGTATCGCCGGCTGCTCCATGGGCGCGGTGGTGGGCGGGATCTACGCCGCCGGCAAACTCAATGAATACCGCGACTGGATCGAGAGCCTGGACTATCTCGACGTGTTGCGTCTGGTTGACGTCAGTTTTCGTCTGGGGGCGATTCGTGGCGAAAAGGTATTCGGGCAGATCCGCAAGATCGTCGGCGAGATCAACATCGAAGACTTGCGCATCCCCTATACCGCCGTCGCCGCCGACCTGACCAACCAGCAGGAAATCTGGTTCCAGGAAGGCTGCCTGCACCAGGCCATGCGCGCCTCGGCAGCGATTCCCAGCCTGTTTACCCCGGTGATGCAAGGCAACCGCATGCTGGTCGATGGCGGCATTCTCAACCCGCTGCCGATCGTGCCCGTGGTGTCGAGCCATTGCGATTTGATCATCGCGGTCAACCTCAACTCCACCAACCAGCGCCACTATCAACTGCCGGTCATCCAGCGTCCCGCCGCCTTCAAGACCCGCTTCGACAGCCTGATCAACTCCCTCGGCTCGAAGCTGCCGTTCCGCCGTAAACAGGCCGAGCAATTGCTGATCCTGGAGCGGGAAGCCCTGAGGGCTGAAGGCGCGGATCTCAATCCGTGGATCGAATCCGCCGAGCCCGAAGCGCAGCAACCCGCGGCCGCTCCGGAAGCCAGCGGCGCACCCCGCTCGGCCACCGGTTCGTTCATCATCGACAACGTCGGGCCGGCGTCCCTGCTGGATTTGATCAACCAGAGTTTCGAGG contains:
- a CDS encoding ABC transporter permease, encoding MARLPLLRLFSLAIRQLLRDARAGELRVLFFALLVAVAASTAIGYFGARLNGAMMLRATEFLGADLLLEGSSPAHPEQISSGVELGLEHAQVVEFSSVIATDDGIQLSSIKAADDTYPLRGELKSAPAPFAVEQPGGGPKPGEAWVEARLLTALDLKIGDSIDVGMKTLKLARVLTYEPDRAGNFYSLSPRVLINLGDLSATGVVQPGSRVSYRELWRGNAQALETYRQLIKPGLAANQRLQDARDGNRQIGGALGKAERYLNMASLVAVLLSGVAVALSATRFATRRFDASALLRCLGLSRRETMLLFSLQLTVLGLLASISGALIGWLAQLGLFALLHDLLPTDVPPGGLFPAIAGIGTGLVALAGFALPPLAALGRVPPLRVLRRDMLPIPSSTWMIYGAALGALGLIMWRLSLDLVLTFALLGGGVIAALVLGGLLLLLLKSLRRMLARASLPWRLGLGQLLRHPLAAAGQSLAFGLILLSMALIALLRGELLDTWQNQLPKNAPNYFALNILPADKQAFTDHLIAVSAQSAPLYPVVPGRLISINGEPVQQIVTKESAGDRAIQRDLSLTWAADLPAGNKLTAGNWWNQQTPDDVPGVSVEGKVAESLKLKLGDHMVFSVGGVNREAKVTSLREINWDNFQPNFFMIFQPGTLKDLPATYLTSFYLAPGHDQQIVDLSRAFPAVTILQVEALLEQLRSILAQVTLAVEYVLLFVLAAGMAVLFSGLQATLDERIRQGALLRALGAERQLLVKARRIEFGLLGAVSGLLAALGSELVSLVLYRYAFDLPWHPHPWLLLLPLIGAVLIGGAGVFGTRRALNASPLTVLREG
- the greB gene encoding transcription elongation factor GreB, which translates into the protein MSRYRPPRTAGTALITPEGEARMRAEFHELWHVRRPQVTQAVSEAAAQGDRSENAEYTYGKKMLREIDSRVRFLTKRLEALKVVSEKPSDPNKVYFGAWVTIEDEDGKESRYRIVGPDELDLKQGLISIDSPLARALIGKALDAEVRVQTPTGEQCVYIVAIDYP
- a CDS encoding class I SAM-dependent methyltransferase, translated to MNALNAVIRPAPITAHLTQRNPKILLGGKHQPTLLRYLDGWPRRTGGPAAFLIQFVEDGESLARFADDSFDLAVIQSPSLEDAPEMIRQLTRVARQGLITRR
- a CDS encoding DoxX family protein, which codes for MSTLINKVLSTRAGYGLTVLRIVVGIVFAAHGSQKLFGAFGGYGLAGTAQYMESLGLTPGYLMATLAGGTEFFAGLALIIGLLVRPAALGLIFLSLVAIFTVHISHGLFMANNGYEFALALLGGSIAVLIEGAGKLSADRVIAG
- a CDS encoding transglycosylase SLT domain-containing protein encodes the protein MIRPSVLLLLCCSLLLPMSAVARLPGPLQAVPASKVRDLGEIRSSRVLRVLVNQSRNSSGEVQGQAIGVEYHRLRAFEQYLNGHARDGQEITLKIIPKAKDQLLGALQRGEGDLVAPGELLDLQPGFAVSTSEPIASNIPLVLVGIKGERRYTRLEQLSGKTLALPAGSAAGDTVSQINQKLALHKLPPVTIEWVDPSLAVEDVLEMVQGGIFHLTIVEQPIAERWGKILPKLRFDKQVLISDPGEEFWFVRRDASMLRASIDRFLTGYKKPSDQDAAFLRIYRRLYQVHYPLAKADRQRLEKLRPVLQKHADAQGMDWLNLAALAFKESGLQPTARSGGAPTGLMQITPSAAQRVGVNNIQDVDGNVQAGAKYLAMIRRKFFASPKLNERERMAFVLAAYNIGPERVQGMRAEARRRGLNPNQWFFQVERVAMEQVGMGPVSYVNSVNKYYLAFDRERESLEPQGQKVVSRK
- a CDS encoding TatD family hydrolase, whose translation is MQLIDIGVNLTNPSFADKHRAVLDRAYAAGVCQLVLTGTSVEGSEQALELCQQLDESTQRLFATAGIHPHCASDWNADSARRLRSLLNEPNVVAVGECGLDFNRDFSPRPQQEKVLEEHLAMAVELQLPVFLHERDASQRLLEILRDFRDRLPAAVVHCFTGEQKALFSYLDLDLHIGITGWICDERRGTHLHPLVKEIKRGRLMLESDAPYLLPRSLRPKPKNGRNEPAYLTEVLREVALHRGESQEDLAAHTTACARAFYGLPSIPQ
- a CDS encoding methyl-accepting chemotaxis protein: MGAWLSNISLKYKFWAVNAVAFVTTLLLVLYAVHLEQQARVHASQASSQAQARLLVDWPAGQPLPKADNLLTFDRGQAPSLNGQPMLELVDANGWVEINAMPLFGDNPLMGAEVFTRAGGQQVAVIAHGPSLSQVFNERLANYAVAVLILMLAMLGASQLLIRFLLSQLNTLKDVMLHVEKTGDLSARVPLACTDEVGQMANAFNAMQAGYQRVVNTVASTARQLDDGAARLATSMNEVRHGMLGQQSETDQAATAINEMTATVYHIAQHAGATRDLSQSADTLAGSGQEVVARVQRSIAGLSTGVQQTAEMIQRLAEDSQKINGVVNVIHSIAEQTNLLALNAAIEAARAGEMGRGFAVVADEVRNLAKRVQASTDEITLMVSALQAGTRDAVDFMQESSFKADDCVQQAQEAGAALAEITGAVAQMRESNTQIAVAAEQQSQVAEEMNRAVVSIRDVTENTVQQTVTSATTSNELAALAGELSKAIGQLKL
- a CDS encoding Mpo1-like protein, producing MGKRHPNLPAWQWRAYPNNHQHPTNLVLHLIAVPLFIVAALLIVSGVFSLTLSNIAIGVIGVIAALALQRHGHSLETQAAEPFSDRKDAISRLLVEQFLTFPRFFLSGGWWRAWRERHRRR
- a CDS encoding thioesterase family protein, whose protein sequence is MRFCELLDAVRSQPMDLSIPASWAQGRASFGGLVAALQYEAMRARVPADRPVRSLAITFVGPVEPEVPVSFEVDVLREGKAVSQVLGRVMQKGQVVTLIQGSFGASRPSEVAVAAEPAPEMKHWDECQELPFIEGVIPEFMRHLAMRWSVGGLPFSGSTSRKMGGWVRLRGGEKEEAISEAHILALVDAWPPALMPFLKKPAMGSTLTWTIEFVQPLLELNTLDWCKYLVETEHAADGYGHAAAKMWSADGRLIAMSRQTVTVFA
- a CDS encoding CHAD domain-containing protein, producing the protein MIDRLVARVLGLEIRLLACQARLKARTDPEALHDLRTTMRRLRSLLRPLRGLPGVEQLEAAASRVGDLTTPLRDREVLAAYLLQHHQPLAAQQRMAQMAEAYPAVAASPELAQLLIVLDAFPRFLRAAQRQGLLKGLRKRIEKRLGKQWEKLDEALHDPTHDRHRLRLLIKRVRYGIDAYPELDRLPKAAMPRLKSAQGALGDWHDCVQWLAMAEREADLRPCVAVWEATMAEAESRADRVLEKLSKACFKS
- a CDS encoding patatin-like phospholipase family protein translates to MKKRVALVLGSGGARGYAHIGVIEEIERRGYDIACIAGCSMGAVVGGIYAAGKLNEYRDWIESLDYLDVLRLVDVSFRLGAIRGEKVFGQIRKIVGEINIEDLRIPYTAVAADLTNQQEIWFQEGCLHQAMRASAAIPSLFTPVMQGNRMLVDGGILNPLPIVPVVSSHCDLIIAVNLNSTNQRHYQLPVIQRPAAFKTRFDSLINSLGSKLPFRRKQAEQLLILEREALRAEGADLNPWIESAEPEAQQPAAAPEASGAPRSATGSFIIDNVGPASLLDLINQSFEVMQTSLAQYKIAGYPPDILINVPKRVCRFFEFYKAPELIALGREIARDTLDRYESEQN